The DNA window GTGCTCCGTGGTACTTCAGGGCCTGTTCGCCCGTCAACTCAAGATCGTTCAGCCGGGGCGCCGCCACGCCCTCTTCGTCCGTGATCAGTTCCATGATCAAAACGCCTTCGAGAAAGTGATAGGGTTGCGGAACCCGCACGCCCGCGGCGGCAAGGCGATACAGTGCATCGACCTCGGTATTCTGCCAGACGTCTTCCTGTTCCTTGCGTCCATAGCGGGTGCCTTTTTCCATCGCGCGGGCCTGCCGGCTATTGCGCACTTTTCGGCCTTCGCGATAGAGCGACTGCTTATGAAAGCCGCGTTTATTGGCCTCTTTATAGACTTTGGCGCAGCGCACCGCGCCTTCGGAGAGCACCACATAGACCGATGCCTCCTTGCCGCTTTTCAGCGGGCGAATGACTTCGTCGACCAGACCGTCCTGCAATAGCGGTTCGAGACTTTTTGGAACTTTCATCGTCGCCCTTATGTATACGGTGTCCGCTTGCCGCGCCAGGATCGGGTTGGGCGGGCCGGCATCGCGAATGATCATTGCCGGTAAAACGCATGGGACCGTCTCGTCCGGTCCGCGCCCGATCCTCGCCAGCCCGGCATTCCGGAAGGCGCGGTCAAACGAGGCGTCGCGGTCCGGTCGCGGAAGGTTGCCGACAAAATGTGCGTTATATTGACAGCATCGACAGGGTATCGCCAATGAGGGTTTGCGCCATGGCCAAAGCAGTTTGGAAGAATCAGACGATCGCTGAAAGCGATGCGGTCGTTGAAGTGGAGGGCAACCTCTACTTCCCCCTGGACGCGGTCCGTCGCGAGTTCCTGGAACCGAGCGAGCGGACGACCCGGTGTCCCTGGAAGGGCGAGGCCCGGTATTACCACATCGTGGTGGGAGACGATTGCAACGTGGACGCGGCCTGGTTCTATCCCGACCCCAAGCCCGCGGCCTCGAACATCAAGGATCATGTGGCGTTCTGGCGCGGCGTCGCCGTGGAGCGCTAAGGTGTAAGGCGATTTTTGGAAAAACGCATACCTCAGATTGCGTTCGTTCGCGGAGACATTGAATCCGTTTTTGGTGAGCCCTGAGCGGAGTCGAAGGGGTGAAAGCCCTTCGACCCTTCGACTCCCTTCGATTTCGCTCAGGGCACGTCGCTCAGGACTGGCTTGTC is part of the Thiocystis violascens DSM 198 genome and encodes:
- a CDS encoding PA4780 family RIO1-like protein kinase, with product MKVPKSLEPLLQDGLVDEVIRPLKSGKEASVYVVLSEGAVRCAKVYKEANKRGFHKQSLYREGRKVRNSRQARAMEKGTRYGRKEQEDVWQNTEVDALYRLAAAGVRVPQPYHFLEGVLIMELITDEEGVAAPRLNDLELTGEQALKYHGALIAEVVKMLCGGLVHGDLSEFNVLIDARGPVIIDLPQAIDAAANNHAARMLERDVDNLAVYFGQFAPELLTTSYGKEIWYLYENGNLTPDIKLTGHFKGQHKKADLDSILREIDDAREDAMRRRQARES
- a CDS encoding DUF427 domain-containing protein; its protein translation is MAKAVWKNQTIAESDAVVEVEGNLYFPLDAVRREFLEPSERTTRCPWKGEARYYHIVVGDDCNVDAAWFYPDPKPAASNIKDHVAFWRGVAVER